One genomic region from Pseudoduganella lutea encodes:
- a CDS encoding efflux transporter outer membrane subunit, whose amino-acid sequence MTKTLITLAVTALLAGCSLAPVYERPAAPVTPAWPQGDAYQSTAASPNAKQAYDVQWREFIADEQLEKLVELALANNRDLRVSILNIEAARAQYGVQRADRVPGLNASVGQTAQRIPDNLSATGDGYITRQYTAGLGIPAFELDFFGRVKNLSEAALQQYLGTEEARRSQQISLVAEVANAWLTLAADQERLRLAQDTLKSQQISYELSKRRFEAGATSGLDMYEAQTSVETARSDMAVYTAQVAADQNALALLAGAPVPAELLPQGELQSVTQLAELPEGVPSEVLQRRPDVLSAERSLQAQNANIGVARAAFFPSISLTASAGAASSDLSNLFKAGAGTWSFMPQLNLPIFAGGRNQANLDLARTNRDIAVAQYEKSIQSAFREVSDALAQRGTLDERVASQAALVEASEKSYRIHEQRYQKGAESYLNALVSQRNLYAAQQTYISARLAKASNQVTLYKVLGGGWQ is encoded by the coding sequence ATGACCAAGACCTTGATTACCCTGGCCGTGACGGCACTGCTGGCCGGCTGCAGCCTGGCGCCCGTGTACGAGCGCCCCGCGGCGCCGGTGACGCCGGCATGGCCGCAGGGCGACGCGTACCAGTCGACGGCCGCCTCGCCGAATGCGAAGCAGGCCTACGACGTGCAATGGCGCGAATTCATCGCCGACGAGCAGCTGGAAAAGCTCGTCGAGCTGGCGCTGGCGAACAACCGCGACCTGCGTGTGTCGATCCTGAATATCGAAGCCGCGCGCGCCCAGTATGGCGTGCAGCGCGCCGACCGCGTGCCGGGCCTGAACGCTTCCGTGGGCCAGACGGCCCAGCGCATTCCGGACAACCTGTCGGCCACCGGCGACGGCTACATCACGCGCCAGTACACGGCGGGCCTCGGTATCCCGGCCTTCGAGCTGGATTTCTTCGGCCGGGTCAAAAACCTGTCCGAAGCGGCGTTGCAGCAATACCTGGGCACCGAAGAGGCGCGCCGTTCGCAGCAGATCAGCCTGGTGGCCGAAGTGGCCAACGCCTGGCTGACCCTGGCGGCTGACCAGGAACGCCTGCGCCTGGCGCAGGACACGCTGAAGAGCCAGCAGATCTCGTATGAGCTCAGCAAGCGTCGCTTCGAGGCGGGTGCCACGTCGGGCCTGGACATGTACGAAGCGCAGACCAGCGTGGAAACGGCCCGCAGCGACATGGCCGTCTATACCGCCCAGGTGGCGGCGGACCAGAACGCGCTGGCGCTGCTGGCCGGCGCCCCGGTGCCTGCCGAGCTGCTGCCGCAAGGCGAACTGCAATCGGTGACGCAACTGGCCGAACTGCCGGAAGGCGTGCCGTCCGAAGTGCTGCAGCGCCGGCCGGACGTGCTGTCCGCCGAGCGTTCGCTGCAGGCGCAGAACGCCAACATCGGCGTTGCCCGGGCCGCGTTCTTCCCGAGCATTTCGCTGACGGCATCGGCCGGCGCGGCCAGTTCCGACCTGTCGAACCTGTTCAAGGCGGGTGCCGGCACGTGGTCGTTCATGCCCCAGCTGAACCTGCCGATCTTCGCGGGCGGCCGCAATCAGGCCAACCTGGACCTGGCCCGGACCAACCGCGACATCGCCGTGGCGCAGTATGAAAAGTCGATCCAGTCGGCGTTCCGCGAAGTGTCCGATGCACTGGCCCAGCGGGGCACGCTCGACGAGCGCGTGGCATCGCAGGCGGCGCTGGTGGAAGCTTCCGAGAAAAGCTACCGGATCCACGAGCAGCGTTACCAGAAGGGCGCCGAGTCGTACCTGAACGCACTGGTGTCGCAGCGCAATCTGTATGCTGCCCAGCAGACCTACATCAGCGCGCGGCTGGCGAAAGCGTCGAACCAGGTGACCTTGTACAAGGTCCTTGGTGGCGGCTGGCAGTAA
- a CDS encoding GNAT family N-acetyltransferase: MTMSTRTSRTIEMRPAEAADQAFMELLFASTRTADQRMGACDARAEAMLMALQCRARQTQQHALYPYADAAVIVERERPIGALHVNYGSDEIRILDISLLPECRGRGIGLGLLRSLQAQGVRMRVPVRLDVLPGTRAQRLFQRCGFTLNGANGLYLCMEWMPPLLT; the protein is encoded by the coding sequence ATGACCATGTCAACCAGGACTTCCCGCACGATCGAAATGCGGCCGGCGGAAGCCGCCGACCAGGCCTTCATGGAACTGCTGTTTGCCAGCACCCGCACCGCCGACCAGCGCATGGGGGCCTGCGATGCCCGCGCTGAGGCGATGCTGATGGCCCTGCAGTGCCGTGCGCGGCAAACCCAGCAGCACGCGCTCTACCCTTATGCGGACGCCGCCGTCATTGTCGAACGCGAGCGGCCCATCGGCGCCCTCCACGTCAACTACGGTTCCGACGAAATCCGCATCCTCGACATCAGCCTGCTGCCCGAATGCCGCGGCCGTGGTATCGGCCTGGGGCTCTTGCGCAGCCTGCAGGCGCAGGGTGTGCGCATGCGCGTGCCAGTGCGGCTCGATGTGCTGCCCGGTACCCGCGCGCAACGGTTGTTCCAGCGCTGCGGGTTCACGCTCAACGGGGCAAACGGCTTGTATCTCTGCATGGAGTGGATGCCGCCGTTGTTGACTTGA
- a CDS encoding TetR/AcrR family transcriptional regulator has protein sequence MSNTEKRHHDPEKARHRRRQVLDAAAACFGRSGFHGASMAEISKAAGMSAGHIYNYFDSKDAIIAAFVEENVERVSALIRGFELTDDPLQALLDEVPRAVRDDLKPETWILPLEITAEASRNPKIAAVARDADRRTRILLRTILKTGRARHGLSVDDALLDARMNVMITMFQGLPVRAVHNPDMDPDMLTESFRLALRALLFS, from the coding sequence ATGAGCAATACCGAAAAACGCCATCATGACCCGGAAAAGGCGCGCCATCGGCGCCGCCAGGTGCTTGACGCTGCGGCCGCCTGCTTCGGCCGCAGCGGCTTCCATGGCGCCAGCATGGCCGAGATCTCGAAGGCCGCTGGCATGAGTGCCGGCCATATCTATAACTACTTCGACAGCAAGGACGCGATCATTGCCGCGTTCGTCGAGGAAAACGTGGAGCGCGTGTCGGCACTGATTCGCGGCTTCGAGCTGACCGACGACCCGCTGCAGGCGCTGCTGGACGAAGTGCCGCGCGCCGTGCGCGACGATCTAAAACCGGAAACGTGGATCCTGCCGCTGGAAATCACGGCCGAAGCATCGCGCAACCCGAAGATCGCCGCGGTGGCGCGCGACGCCGACCGCCGCACGCGCATCCTGCTTCGCACGATCCTGAAGACCGGGCGGGCCAGGCATGGCCTGTCCGTCGACGACGCCCTGCTCGATGCGCGGATGAACGTTATGATCACGATGTTCCAGGGCCTGCCCGTGCGCGCCGTGCACAATCCGGACATGGACCCGGACATGCTGACCGAGTCGTTCCGCCTGGCGCTGCGTGCCCTGCTGTTCAGCTGA
- a CDS encoding fumarylacetoacetate hydrolase family protein produces the protein MTDFIFPPHETAALAIAGTDARFPVRRVYCVGRNYAGHAREMGSDPSREPPFFFTKPGDANAVVAVAPGSTAELPFPPQTNNFHHECELVVAIGKGGADIAVADAASHIFGYAVGFDMTRRDLQNRMKDAGRPWEIGKAFDFSAPVGTLHPADTVAGIDNAAITLQIDGATKQSGHINEMIWSIAETIANLSTYFTLQPGDLIFTGTPEGVGAVQRGQTLVGHVDGLSDIAVRFV, from the coding sequence ATGACCGACTTTATCTTCCCGCCGCACGAAACTGCAGCGCTGGCCATCGCCGGCACCGACGCCCGTTTCCCCGTCCGCCGCGTCTACTGCGTGGGCCGCAACTACGCCGGCCACGCCCGCGAAATGGGTTCGGACCCGAGCCGCGAACCGCCGTTCTTCTTCACCAAGCCGGGTGACGCGAACGCCGTGGTGGCGGTGGCGCCGGGCAGCACGGCCGAACTGCCGTTCCCGCCGCAGACGAACAATTTCCACCATGAGTGCGAACTGGTCGTCGCCATCGGCAAAGGCGGCGCCGACATCGCCGTCGCGGACGCGGCATCGCACATCTTCGGTTACGCGGTCGGCTTCGACATGACGCGCCGCGACCTGCAAAACAGGATGAAGGACGCCGGCCGCCCATGGGAGATCGGCAAGGCGTTCGATTTTTCCGCGCCGGTCGGCACGCTGCACCCTGCCGACACCGTGGCCGGCATCGACAACGCGGCCATCACGCTGCAGATCGATGGCGCCACGAAGCAGTCCGGCCACATCAACGAAATGATCTGGTCGATCGCCGAAACGATTGCCAACCTGTCCACCTATTTCACCCTGCAGCCCGGCGACCTGATTTTCACCGGCACGCCCGAAGGCGTGGGCGCGGTGCAGCGCGGGCAGACGCTCGTTGGCCATGTGGATGGCCTGAGCGACATCGCTGTCCGCTTCGTTTAA
- a CDS encoding SIR2 family NAD-dependent protein deacylase yields MISTLPDATQLDRAADLVRQADGLLIAAGAGMGVDSGLPDFRGNEGFWRAYPALGAARIAFTTAASPSSFQQNPVLAWGFYGHRLHLYRDTVPHAGFHLLKSWGERMPHGCHVFTSNVDGQFQKAGFDANQVYECHGSIHHLQCLEPCGDTIWEAEAFKPEVDEQACKLMNDPPHCPRCGGMARPNILMFGDWGWIEHRSARQAARLERWLDKVERPLVIELGAGTAVPSVRHFSQQVIQRGGRLVRINPREQEVPTRQDVGLAAGALDGLQAIAARLRL; encoded by the coding sequence ATGATCTCTACCCTGCCCGACGCCACCCAACTCGACCGCGCCGCCGATCTGGTGCGGCAAGCCGACGGCTTGCTGATCGCCGCCGGCGCCGGCATGGGCGTCGATTCCGGCCTGCCCGACTTCCGGGGCAACGAAGGCTTCTGGCGCGCCTACCCTGCCCTTGGCGCAGCGCGCATCGCGTTCACGACCGCCGCGTCCCCGTCGTCGTTCCAGCAGAATCCAGTGCTGGCCTGGGGCTTCTACGGCCACCGCCTGCATCTCTACCGGGACACGGTCCCGCACGCAGGTTTTCATTTGCTGAAAAGCTGGGGAGAGCGCATGCCGCATGGCTGCCATGTCTTTACCAGCAACGTCGACGGCCAGTTCCAGAAAGCCGGCTTCGACGCGAACCAGGTCTACGAGTGCCACGGCTCGATCCATCACCTGCAATGCCTTGAGCCCTGCGGCGATACGATCTGGGAAGCGGAAGCGTTCAAGCCCGAGGTAGACGAGCAGGCGTGCAAGCTGATGAACGACCCGCCCCACTGCCCCCGTTGCGGCGGCATGGCGCGGCCAAACATCCTGATGTTCGGCGACTGGGGGTGGATCGAGCACCGCAGTGCGCGGCAGGCGGCGCGGCTGGAGCGCTGGCTGGACAAGGTCGAGCGGCCCCTCGTCATCGAGCTGGGGGCCGGCACGGCGGTGCCATCGGTGCGGCACTTCAGCCAGCAGGTGATACAGCGCGGCGGGCGGCTCGTGCGGATCAATCCACGCGAGCAGGAGGTGCCGACAAGGCAGGATGTGGGACTGGCGGCCGGCGCGCTCGACGGCCTGCAGGCCATCGCCGCGCGCCTGAGGCTTTAA
- a CDS encoding class I SAM-dependent methyltransferase — protein sequence MTSIPFYEKHAARLAAQYESLNFNEVHASLLDLLPPPGGMVLDVGTGSGRDAAWFAANGYEVVAVDPSDAMLAQALELHPSDRIRWLSDSLPDLVKVPRLNLRFDLILLSAVWMHIPPADRQRSLRKLATLLAPNGRIAISLRLGAPDMERAMHEVSLQELSALAQQFGLRIVRATDSADKLGRVEVPWTNVVLGLPDDGLGALPLLRHLILMDEKASTYKIALLRVIARIADTAAGLARHEAESVVVPLGLVSLFWLRMYKPLIESGLPQMPASRLGTGPGFTTDNFHALRPIAAVELRTGSRFTGDLAWHLHRSLSEISQIIRDMPAKYLRWPSGGNPIFDIVRRRQASTPPELVIDEAFLWSFGDFRVPLEIWQALSHYNVWIEPVLVAEWVRLIEGYSANRQPDVRMLAHRLLAWADPVRDTGFARAAVDRLRAAGKPVYCVWSGARLNGAYDVDHCFPFAAWPCGDAWNLMPAARQINIQKSNRLVTQGALDKASERIVDWWSNAFLDQGDEPTRYFFLEAAQTLPLLVDNPGTTDVIDAMKLHRVRLGRDQGLCDWELVAAAGMQRTAARTK from the coding sequence ATGACATCGATCCCTTTCTACGAGAAACATGCGGCCCGATTGGCGGCCCAGTACGAGTCATTGAATTTCAACGAGGTACATGCCAGCTTGCTGGACCTGCTTCCACCGCCGGGAGGAATGGTGCTCGACGTGGGCACTGGCTCCGGCCGCGATGCCGCGTGGTTCGCGGCGAACGGATATGAGGTCGTTGCCGTCGATCCTTCGGACGCCATGCTCGCGCAGGCGCTGGAACTGCATCCGTCCGACAGGATCCGCTGGCTGTCCGACAGCCTGCCGGACCTCGTCAAAGTGCCACGGCTGAATCTGCGGTTCGACCTTATCTTGCTGTCCGCTGTGTGGATGCACATTCCGCCGGCGGACCGCCAGCGCTCATTGCGCAAGCTGGCCACGCTGCTCGCCCCCAACGGCCGCATCGCGATCAGCCTCAGGCTCGGCGCGCCCGACATGGAGCGGGCGATGCACGAGGTGTCGCTGCAGGAGTTATCGGCACTTGCCCAGCAATTCGGGTTGCGCATCGTGCGCGCCACCGACAGCGCGGACAAACTGGGCCGCGTCGAGGTCCCGTGGACGAACGTCGTGCTGGGGCTTCCCGACGACGGTCTCGGCGCCCTGCCCCTGTTGCGCCACCTGATCCTGATGGACGAGAAGGCGTCCACGTACAAGATCGCGCTGCTGCGCGTGATCGCCCGGATCGCCGACACCGCTGCGGGTCTCGCCCGTCATGAAGCGGAATCGGTGGTGGTGCCCTTGGGTCTTGTTTCGCTGTTCTGGCTGCGCATGTATAAGCCGCTGATCGAAAGCGGGCTGCCGCAGATGCCGGCATCGCGGCTGGGCACGGGCCCGGGCTTCACGACGGACAATTTTCATGCCCTGCGCCCCATCGCGGCGGTCGAACTACGCACAGGCTCGCGGTTCACGGGAGACCTGGCGTGGCACCTGCATCGGAGCCTGTCCGAAATCTCGCAAATCATTCGCGACATGCCGGCGAAATACCTGCGCTGGCCCTCTGGCGGCAATCCGATTTTCGACATCGTCCGGCGCCGCCAGGCTTCCACGCCGCCAGAACTGGTGATCGACGAAGCGTTCCTGTGGAGCTTTGGCGACTTTCGCGTGCCGCTGGAGATCTGGCAGGCCCTGAGCCACTACAACGTGTGGATCGAGCCTGTGCTGGTGGCCGAATGGGTGCGGTTGATCGAAGGCTATTCCGCCAACCGCCAGCCGGACGTGCGCATGCTGGCGCATCGGCTGCTCGCCTGGGCGGATCCGGTCCGCGATACCGGCTTTGCCCGGGCCGCGGTCGACCGCCTGCGCGCGGCGGGCAAGCCGGTGTATTGTGTGTGGTCGGGTGCGCGCCTGAACGGCGCATACGATGTCGACCACTGTTTTCCGTTCGCAGCGTGGCCTTGCGGCGATGCATGGAACCTCATGCCCGCCGCACGCCAGATCAATATCCAGAAATCCAACCGGCTCGTCACACAGGGGGCCCTGGACAAGGCCAGCGAGCGGATCGTCGACTGGTGGTCCAATGCGTTCCTCGATCAGGGCGACGAACCAACTCGATACTTCTTTCTCGAAGCCGCGCAGACCTTGCCACTGCTAGTTGATAACCCGGGCACTACGGATGTGATCGATGCGATGAAGCTGCATCGGGTCAGGCTGGGTCGGGACCAGGGGTTATGCGATTGGGAGCTAGTTGCAGCGGCAGGAATGCAGCGGACCGCTGCCAGGACCAAATAA
- a CDS encoding DUF6861 domain-containing protein, with amino-acid sequence MALNNKEEVHFWRELERVEQWLSTGAGAAAGRIYDTMGRPGEQTFANYGNELVASVARVERVRQALDQSGSMAKRLAMQQLSGIGLDDVWDILLAACKEIALYYGGAVVTGAVVGGAIGSLAFGAGAIPGAVVGGAAGSQVGIWVLTLLGLKELVVGLGTMFPAAMEHYVRGFREAWGTVPDNKSDFGNSAALSSGSISAGAWHMGQGHVILVTAILTAVVAYLTRGGGTTASLAQMARQSRQLGAKFANWAVKNEGRLLAHPQLQSRPNNSVAMAMEEVPPKSRHGASGANGSKEVKAAGANRPALSFEDALVVRGDASRAQIVQTIGDAAQPSLKEILRLDPNARVGFRGSLVDGLKNDTKRGVHGERVAFDGNVATKDGKPYTGPQGYDADFFVVSDDLAAQFSKKTFFKDITKLDASLKTTFNEFGTAMQRSSVLGGMKTEIPTFRVYSTAEMAKKTGSQYYFLTPGQ; translated from the coding sequence TTGGCACTGAACAATAAAGAAGAAGTACACTTCTGGCGGGAACTGGAGCGGGTCGAACAATGGCTGAGTACAGGCGCCGGCGCTGCCGCCGGCCGCATCTATGACACCATGGGCCGGCCCGGCGAACAAACCTTCGCTAACTATGGCAACGAACTGGTGGCCAGCGTCGCCCGGGTCGAGCGAGTACGGCAGGCACTCGACCAATCCGGGTCGATGGCGAAACGGCTAGCGATGCAACAGCTGTCCGGTATCGGTCTTGACGATGTCTGGGACATCCTGCTTGCCGCATGCAAGGAAATCGCGCTGTATTATGGCGGCGCTGTCGTTACTGGTGCCGTCGTCGGCGGTGCGATCGGCAGCCTGGCTTTTGGTGCCGGCGCCATACCGGGTGCCGTGGTTGGTGGCGCAGCCGGTTCGCAGGTCGGTATCTGGGTGCTGACACTGCTGGGACTGAAAGAATTGGTCGTAGGCCTCGGTACCATGTTTCCAGCCGCGATGGAGCATTACGTGCGTGGCTTTCGCGAAGCGTGGGGCACCGTGCCTGATAACAAGAGCGATTTCGGAAATAGTGCCGCTCTGTCCTCCGGCAGCATCTCCGCCGGTGCGTGGCACATGGGGCAGGGCCATGTCATTCTCGTCACCGCAATCCTGACTGCGGTGGTGGCGTATCTCACGCGAGGTGGAGGGACTACTGCATCGCTGGCGCAGATGGCCCGGCAGAGCCGACAGCTAGGGGCGAAGTTTGCGAATTGGGCGGTGAAGAATGAGGGGAGACTGCTGGCTCATCCGCAGTTGCAGAGTCGGCCGAATAATTCGGTTGCAATGGCGATGGAGGAAGTACCGCCAAAGAGTAGGCATGGTGCGTCTGGCGCGAATGGCAGCAAGGAGGTCAAGGCTGCGGGGGCAAACAGGCCCGCACTGTCATTCGAGGATGCTTTGGTAGTGCGAGGAGATGCTTCCCGCGCTCAGATCGTCCAAACAATCGGTGATGCGGCCCAGCCGTCGCTTAAGGAAATATTACGACTCGACCCAAATGCACGCGTTGGCTTTAGGGGAAGTCTTGTGGATGGGTTGAAGAATGATACAAAGCGTGGCGTCCACGGCGAACGCGTTGCATTTGATGGCAATGTCGCCACGAAAGATGGCAAGCCGTACACGGGGCCGCAAGGCTACGACGCTGATTTCTTTGTCGTGAGCGATGATTTGGCCGCTCAGTTTTCGAAAAAAACCTTTTTCAAGGACATTACTAAGCTGGACGCATCATTGAAAACTACCTTCAATGAATTTGGAACTGCTATGCAGCGCAGCTCCGTACTTGGCGGGATGAAGACAGAAATCCCGACATTCCGGGTCTACAGCACGGCTGAAATGGCGAAGAAAACGGGTTCTCAATACTACTTCTTGACACCTGGACAATAA